In Rosa rugosa chromosome 4, drRosRugo1.1, whole genome shotgun sequence, the genomic stretch GTTGATTCAGCTGGTTGCACAGTATGGAGTGAGAAAGTGGTCACATATTGCTCAGATGTTGCCGGGAAGGATTGGCAAGCAGTGTAGAGAGAGATGGCATAACCACCTCAGGCCTGATATCAAGGTAGTTTTGATTGAACCAAAAAAATCTATCTAATTGAGCCTAATAACTAGCTTGATTTTTGTCTGGATTAATCTCGAGTTGAAATGCAACTTTGGACTATTTTGTTGAGTTTTGCTTATAAAAAAATAGTTAGAAGATGTTCGATAAAATGTCTCAATGAAATGTAGAGACTTGTAACTTTAGTGGTTAAGAACATTAACTTTTTGAGATATGAGATTTTAAGTTCGAATCCTTACATTCTCAATAAGTTAAGAGGATCGCATTATCTTATGATTTAAGTAAATATGACCCTACCACACCAATCACATCactaataaaaaatatatatagagcCACTATGAAGAAAGTTGGGTGGTGTTGAAATAGTTCCagggttttttattttctggttTCAGAAACTAGTTTTCCTATATGCAGAAGGACACGTGGAGTGAGGAGGAAGACAAGATACTGATTCAAGCTCATGCAGAGATAGGAAACAAGTGGGCAGAGATTGCAAAGAGACTTCCCGGAAGGACTGAAAACTCCATCAAAAACCACTGGAATGCAACCAAAAGGAGACAATATTCGAAGCGAAAATGCCGCTCCAAGTACCCCAGAGGCTCTCTTCTTCAGGATTACATCAAGAGTTTGAACTTGGACGCGTCGCCAAACACCGGCCGCCAGAGaaaaaataacaacaacaacaacaacagcagtAATAGTTCACCGGCCGATCACAACAATGCCAGTACTGCCAGCACCAAAGTTCAGTCACAAATCAATGTGGGGTTCAATAGTGAGAGTGATAGCAGGTTGGTTCCGAACTATGAGTTCAGTGAGGAGGACCCGGATTTTTGTTTCGATGAGAACATGTTTCAAGAGGGCTGCAGCATTGATTCTCTGCTTGATGACATTCCTTGTGCTACGGATTTCGGCAAGAATGGTAATGATTTTGATGGGAAAATGATGGGTTCATCAGATCATCAGCCTGTTGCTGTTGATGATGAGAAGAATTTCGAGGTGTTGGATTTGCAAGTGGATTTGGGTTCTGCAGTGATGGAGAGTACTGAAGTGAAGAAGGAGCTGGACTTGGTGGAGATGATGTCTCAAGTGTCAAGTCAATGAAGCCGATGATGCCTAGCTCTTGATATATAGCTACAATATACACTTTGAGAACAttacatacacacatatagAAAAAGCTTTGAAAGGTTTTACAGGTCTTGGTTAATCTGGATGATTTTCATCTTAATTTAGAAATTTATGTGGGTTACATGAAGATGATAGCAATAAAATAAGTTTTGAGTCGTTACTTGCTTCTCAATAAAAAGGATCTTACTTAGCTGGGTTTCATGTGCTACTCTTACTTCATTTTACTATAGAAAATCAACTTCAACTTTGTAATCACTCTAGGTGGTTGGTGACTCTGGCAATGTCATTATGTCGGGGACTTTTGTAACGAATGTAACAGTTGAAAATTTGTTAGGTCAAATCATCGTACTAAATTTTTCCtcatataaaaaagaaaattataatttaaattttcaaGGGATTACAATTTTGCCTATATCAAAGAAACTAAAATCGCTACAAAATCAAATATGTGTTGTCGTATCAATACCATTCATCTGTAAAAGCATTTGCTATAAAATTCTCTTCTCTGAAAAATGTGTCACAAACTAGCGGACAGAAAATTCCGAAACAAATCTCACattttcaaagaaaatgaagcaATAAGACTGAGAGGAGTGCATTTAAATCAAATTGCATTTTAATAGTCTATTGATAACTTTAGATGAAGAATGAATACCACTAAACCAAAAGTCACATTACCGTGTGACATCTCTTATAGTCTCAACATTTTCATTTCTCATCTACAGAATTTAGAGCCGTCTGCTTCATTTTGCATGTATTACGGGATCATTTTGTCATCTTTAACTAGGATCCTTTTTAAAAACCCCTCTCAATCAGAAACAAACCATGACAGAATTTTCAGTCGTGATTCATTATATAAGAAAAATACATTCTACATTCAGTCATGAATCTTAAACCCCTGGAAAATTTCGATTACAAGTAAAACCAAAAACTAAAGATGATGCGAAACATCATTTGGTCCACAAAAAATATCAAGAAGCCAAAAATTTAAAACTGAATGATAAGAGCCAAGCTAATTAGGTTCCGGCCTTCTATGAGGTTTAACCCTCTTTGAAATATGTTTCTTTCCACCAAAAAAGAAAGGTTCCAACTGCCTGATCTACAATTGAATTGAACATTTTTATCTAACTCCATCAAAGAACAAACTCTTGTCACAGTACTTCAAGCAGTCTTCGGCTTTGCCTTGATGCGCTTCACCCTTGAATACAAGAAAACTCCAGCAAGTGCAATCCCAGTTCCTACATCATATAAAACCAAACATTATATACCTCCAAAACCTTAGAAGTTTGTTGtggtaaaattaaaaagaaaatcagGCACATGTTAAAAATCCAGCAAACATCAATTTAACACTTTTCAGGAATCAAGCACAAGTGATCTTACCAAGAGAATTAATAGGTGAGACGGGTGTTTTGAAGAAAATAACAGAGCTCACTATAACCACCACTCGCTTGACACAATTGCCGACAGAGTGAGTAACAGGTGATACCCTTTGCAATATCATATACGAAACCTGCATCGTTCACCAATAGTTTAATAGTCATCAGTTTTCATGAGTTAGATGGAGAAAATAACAAGCATTATGTCTTTCATCGATTCAGGAATATGTTAAATAGTTCAAATGAGATCAAACCCTTCTATCTATACCCTTTCTTCCATTTTGTGGACCCATATTATTAATCTCACATTCTTCATCAAGCCATCAAGGCATACAAAAATTATCTAATTTCTCATACAAGAGTGCTAGACCCCTTCTCATCTCCCTTTTCAGCACCCCCAAACAAAAGAACACGAAAAAATGTTGAAAATTTGAGTTCAGTggactaaaagaaaaatagaattGAAAGACAAAATTTAGGAGCCAAAGATTAAAAAGAGAGAGTTAAAATGTCTGATAATTTGAGTTGACAACAGATTGAAAAGGATTGCTATAAACAGTTGAAAGTAGTGACTAATCTGAAGAATCACTATACTTGTTTCGTCATGAAAGTCATGGATTAGGACTTTCTCAGGACCTCAACATTAAAAATGAGTTGAATGCATCTCAAGACCAGAGCTCATGAGAAGTGCTAGGAAAATTGATAACATGAGAAATACAGCTAATTAAACTGCAGAAAAGAAACAATGCTAACCTGCTGATATGCGTGGAAGCAGAGTGCAGCAATAAGAGACCTAGTATATACTTGTTTAACCCCCAATCCCTGTCATTGGAGATTAAAAATTGATTAGTTTTCAGTAAAGTCTACAATGAATCTGTAACAACAGTTAGCTCCTGAAAATCACTTACAGCAGATGTCATGGCCGCTGGAGTAAATTTCACCCCTTCCAAGAAGATGGCCACAGGGGTCAACAAGAAAAAGGACATGACTGTTATTATTGAGAAGAGTGTAATGTTGTCCATAGATTCCTGCACAAAACAAACCTCTGGTTATGCCAATTGCCACTTCAGAGAAAAGCATAAACCgccaaaaaaaaggaaaaaggagagCAAGATGAAAAGCAAATACATCTCTAATTATTTGTCCAAGTTCCATGCCAATCCAAAATTTATAACTCCTTACTCCTACCATAATTTATAGTTATTCATGACATGAATATGAAAAACGAACATTACCTCATTCTTAACCATGACCTTTTTGCTGAGGACATTGCGAGATTGGTTTGTCAAATTGGAAGCCATAGCACTCCAGAATCCAGCCCTGTTCACACAGAAAGCAAAAAAAGTCAAATATCAATGTACATCTCTATCTTTGATTTATCAATCAAATCGATATGCTCTCTGGTTTATTGtcctttttttatgttttttttgcATTAATGAAATATATGTTGTAATATCTTACCAGTTAAATGAGGCCTCAGTAACTGATGCCAGTCCCACTCCACCAACAATTGGAATCAGGGAAGCAACCACCCAAGGAGTAGGTATCTATAAAAGCATGAAGTTACAAACAATGAAATGAGACAAATTATTGGAAATTAACTGAAATAGAATCC encodes the following:
- the LOC133744934 gene encoding transcription factor MYB98; the protein is MEINKLRENLASQIPLLVPENNSYMMKPYNMKDEFIPFEASSSSKGYLQDFHHLDNQFHQYANGSSSNPMFGVQNPCFEPYYNDNNAYTCDQGSPTDVNFYECKPLNIADNLGHGQVLDNFQSLNFPHPRSNSIGHMMGISHRSGTNFLPLTNSQDIKPMSFVAPDEVSCINSENGYYKRVGINHKGTSRLSTIARAGSTFKGRKKNNVVKGQWTIDEDRVLIQLVAQYGVRKWSHIAQMLPGRIGKQCRERWHNHLRPDIKKDTWSEEEDKILIQAHAEIGNKWAEIAKRLPGRTENSIKNHWNATKRRQYSKRKCRSKYPRGSLLQDYIKSLNLDASPNTGRQRKNNNNNNNSSNSSPADHNNASTASTKVQSQINVGFNSESDSRLVPNYEFSEEDPDFCFDENMFQEGCSIDSLLDDIPCATDFGKNGNDFDGKMMVMESTEVKKELDLVEMMSQVSSQ